GCACCCGAGGAGATCGAGGACGCACAGGCCACGATGACGGACCTGGCGCCGGACGACGACTCGATGGCCGTCCTGGTCTACGGTGACGGTGTCGTCTCGACGGAGATCACGGACTCGATGATCGACAGCGTCCTCCTGGTCGGCCCACTGGCGATCGCGTTCGTCTTGCTCGTTCTCGTGGTCGTCTACCGGGACCTGCTGGACATCCTGCTCGGTCTCCTGGGGATCGCGCTCGTGCTCGTGTGGACGTTCGGTGCGATGGGGTGGTTCGACATCGCGTTCAGCCAGCCGTTCATCGTCGTCCTCGTCCTACTGATCGGGCTCTCCATCGACTACGGCCTCCACGTCGTGATGCGTTATCGGGAGGCTCGAGAGTCGAGCGAGACGTCGCCCAGTCGCGCGATGGCTGTCGCACTCGGGAGCGTTGGCGTCGCACTCGTCTACGTCACCACGACGACCGTCATCGGCTTTCTCTCGAACCTTACGAGCCCGCTCGGGGTGTTCCGCGAACTCGGCGTCGTCAGCGCTATCGGCATCGTGGCCACGCTGCTCGTCTTCGGCCTGCTCGTTCCGGCGCTGAAAGTCGAACTCGACGAGCTCCTCGAACGCCGTGGGATCGACCGCCTGAAACCGGCTATCGGAACCGGGAGCGGGCCGGTCAATCGCCTCCTGGATACGGGGGCGACGCTCGCGACGAAGGCCCCCTACGTCGTCATCGCCGTCGCGCTCCTCGTCAGCGCGACGGGTGCGTACGGGGCGACAGGTATCGACGCGAGCTTCGAGCAGTCGGATTTCCTCGCTGAGGACCCCGACGACTGGGTGAAAGACCTCCCCGACCCGATCGCGCCCGGGACGTACACGGCAGAGAGGGCGATCGACACGCTCGACCGTGACTTCGTCAGACAGGACACCACAGCCACGATACTCGTCAGGGGCGACGTGACTGATCCCGCGACACTCGACCGGCTCGACGCCGCACGCACGAACGCGAGCGACATGTCGGCGACGGAGACGTACGCCGACGGAGAGCCCGCGGTGACCGACCCGATCACGGTGATGGACCGCGTCGCGGCGGACAACGCGTCGTTCAACCGGACGCTAGCGGCAGCCGACACCGACGGCGACGGCGTCCCTGACGAGAACGTGACTGCCGTCTACGACGAACTGTATCGGGTGGCACCCGAGGAAGCAACCGACGTCGTCCACAGGGAGGACGGCGAGTATCGGGCTGTCCGGATGGTCGTGACCGTCGACAGTGGCGTCGACGACGACGTCGTCCACGACCAGATGGGGTGGCTTGCCGACGACGCCGACGGGGAGGGCGTTTCCGTCATCGCGACCGGCGACGTGATCGTTAACCAGATCACGGCCGACCAGCTCGCGGAGACGGCGCTCCTGAGTCTCGTCGTCGCGCTGCTGTCGGTCGTCGTCGTCCTCGCGGTCGCTTACCGGCTCACCGAGGGGAGCGCGTCACTCGGCGTCGTCACGATCGTCCCCGTCACTTTCACCCTGACGTGGGTACTCGGGACGATGGCGCTGCTGGACATCCCGTTCAACATCGTCACCGGCATGATTACTGGGCTCACGATCGGGCTCGGCGTCGACTACAGTCTCCACATCAGCGAGCGATTCAACCAGGAGCTAGCCGGGGCTGAGACGGTTGCCGCGGCGCTCCACGAGACCGTCACCGGGACCGGCGGTGCGTTACTCTCGAGTGCGGCGACGACCGCCAGCGGGTTCGCTGTGCTGCTCGTCGCGATCCTCCCGTTCCTGCAGTCGTTCGGCCTTATCACCGCCCTGACGATCGTGTTCGCGTTCCTCGCCAGCGTGTTCGTCCTCCCGAGCTTGCTCGTCGTCTGGGCACGGGTGGTGAATCGAGATTCTGGACTGGGGGAATCTACCACCGGTACGGCGACAGAATCACCCGATAGCACAGCTGAAGGCAAGGCTGACGTGACGCGAACGGTTCACCGCTCCTACCTCTCACCCGACCAGGTGGTTCCAGTGACTGTCTCGCTCCGGAACGTTCGCGATCGGATGATACTCAGGGAATCAGTCGATGGCGAGATCGGCAATATCGACCTCTCCCCCGAACCAGTTGCCGTAGACTGGGATGACGGAACCATCACAGTGTACTGGAACACCGCTGATTCGGTGGTCGACGCGAGCCTCGAGTACACGGTCGAACTCCCCGCGGAAGCAGCGGATGGCGATGTAGTCACGTTTGAGGGGACCGTCGAAAGCAGTGACTGCCGATGGTCGGTCGGTGGAGACGAGACGGCCACTGTCGTTGAGGATATCTTCCAACGCGTGCTTGAGCGTGGTGCAGTCACGGCCGCGGACATCGAGGTCGCAATCGAGCGTGACGATATCACTCCCAAAGAAGTCGCACGTCTTCGCCGTGCTTGGCTCAAAGGGGACTGAGTCCGGCAGTATCACTCGACGTCAACGGTTTCCAGTCGCTCGCGGATTACGCTCTTGGCCGGCAGGGTTTTCTCCTGTTGTTCTTCCGAATGTCGTTTACCTGTGCGATGGTCTCTTCTTCGTCCGCAGCCCAATCAGGAACACACAGCCGAGGTTGCAGATATGCGTCCCGAGACTTGTTAATCTACCTCTCGAATACCGTCTGCGACATACTGTACCTCGACTACTGAAAAGGGGAAACCTGGTCGAAGAGGACGCAATCTGTGTTACGTACTCTTCAAGCACGGTTGGAGCGAACAGGTGCGGCGGTGGATATATCGGCACTTCGCTGGTAGTGTAACTCGTATGACTTCAGACCGCGTCATCGACCTGCTTCAGAAGGCCTACGGGGACGAGATGGAGACAGTAATGAACTACCAGACGAACGCGATCGTTCTGGACGGAGTTCGTGCCGAAGAGATCAAGCAGAGCCTCCAGCAAGACATCCAAGAGGAACTGACCCACGCCCAGCAACTTGGCAACCGTCTCAAGCAATTGGATGCCCGACCGCCCAGCTCGGCAGAGTTTACCGCTCGGCAGGACTCGCTGCAACCACCCGAGGATTCGACCGACGTGCTTTCTGTAATCCGAGGTGTCCTCGACGCTGAAGAGGACGCTATCGAGACATACCGGTCGATCATCGATGCTGCTGAGGACGCTGACGATCCGGTCACCGAAGATCTCGCCGTGACAATTCTCGCCGATGAGGAAGCCCACCGAACCGAATTCCGGGGCTTCGAAAAGGAGTATCAAGACGACTGATCTCCCTCGTCAGGGAGCGTAACGGGCACAATATCGTCCAACACGAAATGGGCGGGAATGTAACCGGTTCGAGTACTCAAGCGGCAGTTGCTTCACGATCCTTTTTGGTAGTCTTTCGTGCTCTCCAGTAGAGGTACGTGAGCACGACGATGAGCGCCCCTTGGAGTATTTTATCCACATACCCGAGCGTCGTGAATTCGCTGGCATTCGCTACGTACCAGAGTGGGAACTGAACTGTCGTATAGATGATCCCAACTATATAGAGAAGAGATCGTCGATAGTCTAAGAGGAACAATACGGCGGCACCGAGGAACCCGACTCCTGCGAGTGAAACGGGAATCCGTCCTTCGACAAATCCGGCGTACACGTGGATAACTCCGGTTATCAGGACGAGCAATATTGCAAGCCAGTGGGTTGTGGTAAGTGAGTCTGTCTCGGTGTAGCTGCTAACTGTTTGTCCCATGGGTAGTAAACATACTGCGAGCAATTATACTCTACCTCGAATATTTTCGCTACATCCTCAAATTACAGGGACATCGACGGGTCGATGTCCATCCGTACGAGTTCCAGTGCGAACAGCGCCGTCGCCACGACAATCGAAGCTGCCCCGACCAGAACCAGTACTGGTGGTAGATTGAGATAGATCTCCGAGAGGATACCGATGGGCATGAGAAGTCCGACGAGTGCCAAGAGCGAAATCCAACGAGCGCGACCCTGACCTACGGGCAACCACAGAAGCAGTGCCCCGAAGACAATATTGAGGAGCGAGAACAGGTTCCCGTGGGCGTGTGCAAGGCGCGCCTCGAAGTGCGGGCTCACATTTGATCCCGCAATCCATGCCTCACGGCCCGGGGCGAAGTCACGCATATAGATCAGAAAGAACCCGTAGAGCATGAACAAGACCATTACTCCGAGGCCGATTCCGATGTTCCACTTCCCGGTAGCCGGGTCGGACATATGATACGTGAATCACTGGCCATCGACATAGCTAATAGATGGATTGAGGGAAGGATATCGTTGGAAAAGTGTAGTCTCTGAATTGTCTCAGCGTATTCGACCCCGAGGCGCCAAGTGAGTACGAATATATTCGATATACTCTATGATATCCGTAGGAATCCCTTTCGGGCCTGCCTCCGTATGTGTAACTATGGCACGCCACCCGATTCGGTTCACTCCCTTTCACCTCGCAGGTTCGCTGTTCCTACTCGCCGGTCTCGTATTAGCTGTCTATCACGGCCTCGAGCAGTTCAATCTCGTCCCGCGGGTCGGCTGGGTTTCGTGGAGTCACATTCACTTCGTGACGATCGGCGGCTTCACGCAGCTCCTATTCGGAAAGCTCCCCCAGCTTACGGCTCGAAAACTCGAGCGTCCACTGCCCTCGAAGTACTACGACTGGCTGAACTTCATCGGATTGAACGGTGGATTTCTCCTGCTGTGGTACGGGCGTGGATGGGGTCACACGTGGGCGTTCGATGGCGGACTCATCGCGATCTGGCTCCTCGTCGCCGGGTTGCTGATAGTGATGTTGCGGATGGTTATGCAAAGCGATCGGGCGTGGAACGCGACGACTGGACTGTATCTGGTGTCAGTCTTCGTGTTCCTGTGGGGGATCACGTACGCGTACGGCCTGTTCGCCCACGTCTGGCAGGTTCCCGGCGGCTGGCTCGGCTTGCGCGAAGCTCACGTCCACGCTAACGCGTGGGGCTTTCTCGGGCTCGCGGCCATCGGCACGCTCTACGACCTCTTTCCCCGCCTGCTTGGTACCGATCTCTACAGTGAGAGGTTACGGGACTACTCGGCGTGGTTCTTCGTCGCCGGCATCTTTCCGCTGATTACCGGCCCCTGGGTCGGGATGGGGCGGACAGTCACGGCGACCGGGTTGGTCCTCTTCGCAACGGGATTTGCACTGTACCTGTACAACCTCGTCCAGACGTATCGATCGACAGACTCCCGATCGGGTATCGCGTTGTCAGTTCTGGTAGCCCAGTTCTGGATGCTCGGGCCGGCGGGATTCGCACCGTTCGTACTCTTCGGCGTCGAGTGGGTGGATCCGGCGTATATCGAAGACGGCGCGCTCCACTTCTTCTTCGTAGGATGGGCGCTCCCAATCGCACTCGCCGGCTTGCTGCTCTACTTTCGGAATCTCCCTGCCCTGAGCGAAGGGGGGTTGGGGGGCAGTACCTCCGTTGACGCGTCTGATCCCCTCCCAGATGGAGTCATCCCGACGGTGATCTCGACGTGGATGGTCTGGGTGTGGAACATCGCAATCTTGGTGGTTGGCGTCGGCTTCTTCTACCAGGATCAGTCGTGGTCGGCGTATCTCTTCGGCCCCGGATACACCGCCCTCGTCATCCTGTGGTTCTATGAACTGGCACAAGCGTTCCGCTTGCGTTGGGTTCTCCGGACGGACCCCGAGATGACTACCGACACGAGGGTCTGATACATGAAACAGCAGACCCACCACGGCCGCTCGTCACGTTCATCCGGGAGGTTATCCAACCATGATAGCATGGGAGCTGATCCGACCCCTGCGTGTACCCACTGGACTGAGATATGACGCTGTACGATTGCATCGCGGACCTCCCGTTGACAATATCGGGTTCGGACCGAACCAGTCGTCGTCGAGAGATGGCAGGCGAGGCGACTCGCGTCACCTCGACGTTCGTCCTGTTGGCGGAAGATGAGTTCGGCGCCGGCGAAGATGTCACCCACGAAGCCGTCGATCATGAGGCGTTGCCAGATACACTGCCGTTCGATTTTGCGGGTGAGTATACGTTCGATGAGTTCTCACAATCGCTCGAAGCTGTCGACCTCTTTCCGACGAAGCCACCCGAGCGCGAAGTCTCGCGGGCGTATCGACGCTGGGCAGTCGAGAGTGCCGCACTCGACCTCGCGCTCAAGCAAAACGACACGACACTGGCATCCCGATTCGGTCGGGAGCGCTCACCGGTTCGATTCGTCGTCAGTACTCCGGTCCCGGATGGGGACACGACTCAGGTCGAAGAGATACTCGCGGTTAACCCCACTTGCGAGTTTGCGCTTAAACCGACCGATGGGTGGACCGCGGACACTCTCGCGAGACTCGCGGAGACCGACGCAGTTCGCGTACTCGATTTAAGCGAACAGTCCGACGGAAATGATGACAATCAAGGACCGAACCCCCAGCTCTATCGCCAGGTTTTCGAGACGTTTTCCGATGCCATCGTGGCAGATCCTGTCGTCTCCGACGATGTACACGACCTGCTCGCGGCGTACTCAGATAGTCTCTCGTTGGGTGCGTCGGTCCACAGCACAGCCAACCTCCGTGGCACGCCGTTCGAGCCGGACTGGTGTTCCATCGCCCCGTCGCGGTTCGGAACCGTCCGGTCGCTTCTCGAGACTATCGAGTACTGTGCAGAGCAGGATATCAGTATGTACGGCGGCGGGCAGTGCGAACTCTGTGTCGGACGCGGGCATATCCAATTGCTCGCGTCACTGTTCTACCCCGATGGACCAAATGACGTTGCGCCGCGGGCGTACAACAAGCCAACAATTAGAGCGGATCTGCACTCAAGCCCCCTCGAGCCACCCGATGCCCCTACTGGGATGGAATGGAAGCAACTCGAATTTGAGTAACGGGCAACGTATCGAAGGGTTCAGCCGTGCGCACGCTGTCTCGCGGATATCGGGCGAAAGTTAGACAGGTGAGCAAGGTCGTGGCTGCGCGCGCAGCGACCGTAGGGAGCGAGCACGGAGCGGAGGGTGGGGCGGCAGGGCCTGGGCTGGTCTGGCAGTAGTAAATCACCAGGCCACCGCTCACCTTTTCGCCATTCAATCAGAAACTCGTTGAATGGCCGCCGGTTGTGAGACTCATCGCGTATCGAGTCGGAGCGGAGATGCCCGCTCCCAGAGATGATGGTGCTCGGCGCACACCGTAACGAGGTTATCCAGCCGGTTGGCTCGCTCGAAATCCACCTCACTCTCGTTGTCGCCGAAGGCGCTTAGCGGTCGGATATGATGTACGTGGAGTCCTCTCGTGAATGTCTCGCGATGCGCCTCCTCCGTCCACTCACAGCCTGGCGTTTGACAGGTGTAGTTGTCGCGTTCCAGCGTTTTTCGTCGTTGCTCGTCCCAGTTGTCCCCGTACTCGCGCCACTCGTGGACTGGCTGTTCCTTCCAGTTGTGATGGTCTGGGCCGGCTGGACGGCCGACCGGTTCGTAGCCAGCGGCTCGGATCGCAGCTTGCCAGCCCTCCCAGCGAGTAAAGTAGGGTCGATGCGAGAACTCCCCATGGTCTTTCATCTCCTGCGCTGTTGGGACCTTTCCTAATTCGTCGGCAAGCCGATGGATCTCTTCGAGTAATTCCGCATCCGAGATCCGATGCCGATGATTGGGGTCGTAGCCTGCTGCCTCGAGCGCCTCGTTCCAGCTCCCGAGGCGATTCTGTGTGATTGTGACCGTGAACTCGCCCTCCGAGCGCATGTCGGCCGCTGTTGGCGGCGTCCCATCCTCCGTTGCGAGCCGTCTGATTTCGTCGAGGAGTGCGTCTTTGGACACTCGGTGTTGTTTCACCGGTTCGTATCCCGCTTCCTGGAGTGCCTCTGCCCAGCTGCCGAATCTATTTTTGTACGTTCCAGCTGAATACGCCCCTAGCTCATTCATCTCTGTGGCTGTTGGGGAACGGCCCAGCTCGTCTACGAGACGGTCGACCTCGGCCAGTAACTGGGTGTCTGAGATGCGGCGGCTGTGGCTACTGTTGTGGCCGCCCAGCGCGTCCTTGGTGTCGAAGGACTTTCCACAGACATCGCAGGTTAGCTCATCTTCACCGGCCATCTGTCTTACTCGGAGCGCTCGTACGCCCACACCCTTCTGGGGGCCCGATCAACTCCCCCGAGTCGCACACCCCTTCCCTCGGTTTGCCGGATAAATGTTGGATTGGTGAACGAGGTCGTGGCTGCGCGCGCAGCGAAGCGAGCACGGAGCGGTGGGTGGGGCGGTGGGGTCTGGGTTGGTCCGGCACACAACAAAAAAGAGGGTAGGTCGACTGCCTATTCTTCCCACCACCGACCGCGCTCCGGGAACTCGATCCGCGACCACCCGGTCAGCGCGATTGAGCACCGACCTTCGTACCAGTTCTTGGCTGCTGCCCGGAACCGCACTGTCTGACCTTCACGCACCACCGTCTGCCCGGATTTCTCCCAGCAGGTGAACTTGATTTTCCCGCTATCATCCGCTATCAGCCCGACTTGCTGGATGCTCGTTGAGGAAGGCTCCCAGAGGGTCTCGATTGTTCCTTCGACCGTCACCTCACCGACCGGGACGTCCGGCACGTCCGCGATGGGCACGATTGCCCCCGGCGCCACCTTCAGTTCCTCGAGGGTCTCCAGCACCGCCTTCGTGACGTCCCGCCCGCGCTGCACCTTCTCGGCCAGCTGTTTCGCGACGACCGCTCTCGACCAGCCGCCCTGCACCTCGTCGCTGATCCGCATCGCCTGCTCGTTGACCGCCGCGAGTTCCTCCTGCGTCAGCTTCTCCCGGGGATCCGTGCGCTCCGCCGGCGCCGGCTCGTCACGACCACACTGCTCGCTGACGACCTCCCGCGTGCGCTGCTCGCGACCGTCCTGCGTTCCCAGCTCGGCCTGGGCACTGATGCGCTCCAGTTCGGCTTCCCGCGCCCGAATGCGCTCCTCCTGTTCGAGGGTGACACCGTGAATCCGGTCCTCGCTCGTGTCCGCGATCCCGTCCGGGTGGTTCGCATCCACCTTCGCCTGCGTCTCCTGCTCGACCGCGGCCTCGAACTCCGGCGTCTCGTCGACGACCGGGAAGCCGTCTTCATCGACCGCCTGACCGCCCGCTTTCTCGAATGCCTGTTCATCGACCGAAACGACCTTTCCGCTAGCGTTGTTACTAGACATTGGAATCACACCAGATTCCGAAGGCGCTCACGCGCCGACACCGCGATGCTCCTACATCGCGGTTTTCCGACGACAACGACCGACAGAACCATCTGCGCGCTCTCGCTCGCGCCTTCGCGAGCGCCCTACCGGGCGCGAGCGAGAGCGCGCCTGCATGAGGTGGCCCCAACCAGCACCGCGCGCCGTCCTGCCGAGCGCAGCGAGGCAGGGCTTGGAAGACGAACGGAGTGAGTCTTCCAGCGACCCGTCCGGAGCAAGCGACCAGCGGAGTAAGCGTGGGGGTGAGCAGCGACGCCGCGCAACCCCTCGCGCTTACCCGCTGGCGTCGAGGGCACATGCACTTTAGCCCGGAACGGGCGCGGGCGGTGCGGAGAGCGCCCGCACGCCCGGAATGGTCGGTCGCGAGCGACGCGGAGGGCGGCAGCGGCGAGCGGGGCGGGCCGCTACATACACACCTGAATCAGAATCGGTCAGAAGAGATTTCGAAGCCGCTCTTTCAACGGTTTATACTGCCACCCGCAGCGATGGCACGTGAGATAGTCATCCTCGTCGTAGCGACGGACATACGCCTGACAGTTAGGACACACTCCCTCTTCGGAGGTGGTTTCGTAGTACTCCGATTTCTTCTGTGAGAACACGTGAATGTCCCGCCCATGAACAGATGAAACTGCGAGATAAACATAGTTGTCTCCCTGATAGACTTCCCGATCAGCGTCAAACCCAGCAGACTGGTCGACGCCATCTGCTGTCGCGCTCTCGACGATCCAGTCTGGGGGATCAGCGTAATACTCCCACCCCTCATCTTCGACGGCGTCAATCAGTTCCTCCTCATCTGCCCGTCGTTGGTGCCCTCCATTTGGCATACTGAGGGGATATCTCAGTTGCTGGAGTTAGTTGTTGGTGGTAGACCCAGCTGAAGACCGAAATCTTACTATGCGAAATCGACTCTGGAGCAACCCGCCTCCTGGCGGACTCAGAAAGGGCGAGGTCGCCTCGACCGTCCCCCGACCCCGCAAGCACCGCAGGCACGAGGCGCGCAGCGGCGGTCGCGGGACGTCGAGCGGCCGAGGGCTTTCTAGAGCACTCCCTGTCTCCGCAACGAACGTCGTTATTCGTTGACGCACCCGGACTCATCCTCGACGATGACGTCGACACCGTCCGGTGAGACCTCGAGTGGAATCCCTTCGACAGTAAACTGGACGGCGATGTCCCCATCGGATGAGGCAAGCAACTGTTCGAGCGCATCGATGTCCACGTAATCGTGGAGTTGATAGCCGTCGTCTTCGAGCCCGCATGTCTCCAGTGTCTCGATGATCTCGACGACGAGGTCATTCGGTCCGCCCGAACTGTCCGCTGGAGGGGAATGCATCTGAACACTCGGGGCTTTGGGTGACAGACGTTTAAAACGTTAGGAGTCAACCATAGAAGCGATACGCTCCTCTATTTGACTTAGCGCGTTCGGGATAGTGTCGGCGCAACCAGAAGCGATTATGCGCTTTGACGCCGACTGGATGTCTCGCGCCGATGACCGCATTCTGGAGCATCTCTCTGAGGACGGCCCTGATACCCCCAAGGAAATGGCTGATAGCGACCGCGTCCGGTTCTCCCGGCAACACATCAACGCCCGCTGCAAGACACTCGTCGAATATGGACTCCTCGTCCACCTCGGCAACGGTGTCTACGACATCACACGAGAGGGCGAGCAGTATCTCGCCGGCGACCTCGACGCTCGTGACCTCGACCCCGAATAGCGTCAGCTGTCGCCGGCGACCAGGTCTTCGATGAACCGGAAGCCGTTCACGAACGTCACCGAGTCACCGTACCCCTCACTCGCGAGCACGGTTTCGGCCCCTTCGCCGGCCGCGATATCGGTCGTGTAGATGTACACCTCGGTCGCCGTTCCCGCGCTGAGGTGCTGGGCAGCTAGCGCAGCGAGGGCAGCGTCCGCGCGTTCGACCTCGTCGGCGGGTCGGTCATCGGCGTTCGCGATGTACCGCTGGACCCCGTCCATCACCCGCGAGACGACAGGCTCGGAGAACTCCAGCGGCGCCGCAACCGTCGCCCAGCCCTCGTCGATCGCGGCGTCGACAGGTGGCGCTTCAACGTCGGGGTCCTCGATGGTCAACTCCTCGTACACCCGTTCGGGCAGGACGAAGGTGACGTCGTTCCGGCGAGCGAATCGGCGAACAGCCTGGTAGCGGCTGTTCGAGGGCTGTCCCATCGCGACGAACAGGCCAGTGTCGGCGATGTGGAGCCGGCTCACGCGTCGCTAGTGTCGTCGCCGTCGTCGATGTCCAACTCGTCGAGTCCTGCCCCAGCTTCCTCGATGTCGTAGTGCTCGTGGACGACGGGCCGGAGCGCCTGGAGGATCATCTCCGCAGCCAGCGGGGAGATGTCGAGGTCCTCGGCCATCAGCCGATGGGTCACTTCCCCACGCTCCCGAGCGACGGCGTAGGTGAGCGCGGTCGCGAGGCCGGCGACGCCGTGGCGGTCGATGTAGGTGTCGATGTCGGCGTCCGTCTCGCGGCGGCCGACGGCGTCGATGAGCGCCGGCGTGATCGTGTACTCGCGGTCACCGGCGGCCGTCGTCACGGTCAGGTCGATCTCACGGGCGGCGTACCGGCGCGGCTGCTCGTCGTCGGTGACGTCGACGACGCCGGCGTCGACGAGCCGGTTGACGTAGCTGTAGGCGGTTCCCTGTGCGAGCTCGAGGTCGTCCATCACGTCCTGGACGGTCGCCTCCCCCTCCCGAGCGAGGTACGCGTACAGCTGGGCCAGCTGTGGCTCCTCGAGGAGATCGGCGACCGAGAGGAAATCCTGGACGATGTCCCCGTCCGCGCGGTTTGAGGTGCGTGACACGATTCGTTCTTGATTACAGTTTACAGCGAAACAGTAAAGAGTGTTTGGGTCACTCTGCCGGCGTCGCGACGAGATGCTCCTCGAGATCACGCGTCCAGTACGTCGCGAGCCCGCCTGGGCTACAGTGGGCGCACAACTGCAACGGGCCTTCTAGGTGCCCGAGTTCCACCCGGAATCGCGTGAGCGCTGCGAGCGTGTCGACAACCAGCCCACAGCCGTCACAGGCGACGTGATCGCACTCGTCGGGATCCGGCTCCGTCTGGATCGCACAGTCGACACAGATCGGATGGCTGACCCGTTCGTCCTGTCCCTAGGTATGGGCCTCGCCAGTCTCGGTACCGGGCGGGGCGTCGAAGAAAGCACATCCGTTGAGTTCTTGGCAGGTCCATGCAGGAATGTTCGCTTGCTTCCCCGACATCTTGCTTTCAGCGTCGCTCCGGTTCCTACTCCTGCCAGAAACGAAGGCTACCGCGCGAAACGGTTAGTGTGACAGCACACTAATCATCCCGCTCTCCCCGACCGAACAGCTCTGGAAGGGAAGACTACTGCCGCCGGAACACCCTATAGCGACCTCTCATCCGGGCCGGACTACTGTGTATCGAGTAGCCGTACCGGATGTGCGGGCCGGCGCGTGAGGAGTGCGTCGAGTTGCTCGAGACACGACGTCCCGCTGGCGACGACAGTACGGTCCGCGGTGTCTTCCGTGGTGAATTGATCGACGAGTGTCTCGCCAACGTCCACGCTGAGCTCGTAGTACTCGGACTTGTAGCCGAAGCTTCCAGCCATTCCACAACACTCCACGTCCGAGGTCGTCACGTCGAACCCGCAGTCTTCGAGCACCGCCACCGTGTACGGTTCGAGATCGAGCGTCCGCTGCTGACAGTGGCTGTGGTAAGCGATCCGCTCGTCGCCGCCGCCAGGGAGTACATCGATGTCCGCCCCGTTCTCTAGCAGGCCGTAGACGTACTCCATGAGTTCGTAGCTGTGCTCCTGCAGCGCGGCGTAGTCGTCTTCCGGAAGGAGCCGTTCGTACTCGCGGTGGAACATCGCGAGATCTGACGGCTCGATGACGACGACGTCGTGACCTGCCGCGATGGCGGGCGCGATCGCGTCGTAGACGGCGTTGGCGTTGGACTGGGCCGTCGACACCATCCCCTGTGAGAGCGGGGCGCGCCCGCTCTCGCCTGCGGGCGGAACGTCGACGCGGATGTCGAGCGCCTCGAGGACGCGGACGGCAGCCTTCCCGCGCTCCGTGCGCACGTAGTTCGTGTACGCGTCGGGGTAGAGCGCGACCTGTCGGCGTGCCTCGTCGCGACCGACGCGTGGCCCCCGCTT
The sequence above is drawn from the Halobacterium sp. CBA1132 genome and encodes:
- a CDS encoding RND family transporter; translated protein: MFDVSEWITDNARLVIAVMVVASAVVAAGVPMVDRSTSLDQFQTDADEADALDYVDANFSSGSTDTTSAQVIVRDDNVLDKETLVSILEYERALRTNETVNGTLVENDSTRSVANLVATTSIREDRAAELQTRERELTRTETSLAETLDSLENNPNASVRPAFEAVDANTSVNLTEADYRLFADTVEERRAQNETGESTGNVTKRILADEYATLAEDRNELESLDPALEEQIEELRSLNDSEVEALVADVLSSESDRSARALAFMPDYYEPGSTETNATLLVVTHESAGGSFAPGDAPEEIEDAQATMTDLAPDDDSMAVLVYGDGVVSTEITDSMIDSVLLVGPLAIAFVLLVLVVVYRDLLDILLGLLGIALVLVWTFGAMGWFDIAFSQPFIVVLVLLIGLSIDYGLHVVMRYREARESSETSPSRAMAVALGSVGVALVYVTTTTVIGFLSNLTSPLGVFRELGVVSAIGIVATLLVFGLLVPALKVELDELLERRGIDRLKPAIGTGSGPVNRLLDTGATLATKAPYVVIAVALLVSATGAYGATGIDASFEQSDFLAEDPDDWVKDLPDPIAPGTYTAERAIDTLDRDFVRQDTTATILVRGDVTDPATLDRLDAARTNASDMSATETYADGEPAVTDPITVMDRVAADNASFNRTLAAADTDGDGVPDENVTAVYDELYRVAPEEATDVVHREDGEYRAVRMVVTVDSGVDDDVVHDQMGWLADDADGEGVSVIATGDVIVNQITADQLAETALLSLVVALLSVVVVLAVAYRLTEGSASLGVVTIVPVTFTLTWVLGTMALLDIPFNIVTGMITGLTIGLGVDYSLHISERFNQELAGAETVAAALHETVTGTGGALLSSAATTASGFAVLLVAILPFLQSFGLITALTIVFAFLASVFVLPSLLVVWARVVNRDSGLGESTTGTATESPDSTAEGKADVTRTVHRSYLSPDQVVPVTVSLRNVRDRMILRESVDGEIGNIDLSPEPVAVDWDDGTITVYWNTADSVVDASLEYTVELPAEAADGDVVTFEGTVESSDCRWSVGGDETATVVEDIFQRVLERGAVTAADIEVAIERDDITPKEVARLRRAWLKGD
- a CDS encoding ferritin-like domain-containing protein, yielding MTSDRVIDLLQKAYGDEMETVMNYQTNAIVLDGVRAEEIKQSLQQDIQEELTHAQQLGNRLKQLDARPPSSAEFTARQDSLQPPEDSTDVLSVIRGVLDAEEDAIETYRSIIDAAEDADDPVTEDLAVTILADEEAHRTEFRGFEKEYQDD
- a CDS encoding homing endonuclease associated repeat-containing protein, encoding MAGEDELTCDVCGKSFDTKDALGGHNSSHSRRISDTQLLAEVDRLVDELGRSPTATEMNELGAYSAGTYKNRFGSWAEALQEAGYEPVKQHRVSKDALLDEIRRLATEDGTPPTAADMRSEGEFTVTITQNRLGSWNEALEAAGYDPNHRHRISDAELLEEIHRLADELGKVPTAQEMKDHGEFSHRPYFTRWEGWQAAIRAAGYEPVGRPAGPDHHNWKEQPVHEWREYGDNWDEQRRKTLERDNYTCQTPGCEWTEEAHRETFTRGLHVHHIRPLSAFGDNESEVDFERANRLDNLVTVCAEHHHLWERASPLRLDTR
- a CDS encoding HalOD1 output domain-containing protein; this encodes MHSPPADSSGGPNDLVVEIIETLETCGLEDDGYQLHDYVDIDALEQLLASSDGDIAVQFTVEGIPLEVSPDGVDVIVEDESGCVNE
- a CDS encoding winged helix-turn-helix domain-containing protein — encoded protein: MRFDADWMSRADDRILEHLSEDGPDTPKEMADSDRVRFSRQHINARCKTLVEYGLLVHLGNGVYDITREGEQYLAGDLDARDLDPE
- a CDS encoding helix-turn-helix domain-containing protein, coding for MSRTSNRADGDIVQDFLSVADLLEEPQLAQLYAYLAREGEATVQDVMDDLELAQGTAYSYVNRLVDAGVVDVTDDEQPRRYAAREIDLTVTTAAGDREYTITPALIDAVGRRETDADIDTYIDRHGVAGLATALTYAVARERGEVTHRLMAEDLDISPLAAEMILQALRPVVHEHYDIEEAGAGLDELDIDDGDDTSDA